A single Mustelus asterias chromosome 4, sMusAst1.hap1.1, whole genome shotgun sequence DNA region contains:
- the igbp1 gene encoding immunoglobulin-binding protein 1 isoform X3, which produces MAAVGPTELEKEAEAEAEATCSQAEPAESRKLSDIFESGWKLHEEAESSNEPSNSDTFQRKVRRGVELLEQATRMVNQLDLFSRNEELEEIATADVKYLLLPVLLGALTMKLGNSAKRLEHVQKAQVYFMDFLKRCKDYNIMTFEIPQKVENNEEHNEASVPNNPGVCSQSSLLSMATKRQAKIERYNMKKETEAQLKEIKSIVCSGKADDEQTRKFYLLNLQRWISTSLEEIESIEQEIQILKRMEGTKRPQATRPQRPPMQPFILTQDAVQAKVFGAGYPSLPTMTVDDWYEQHKKQGILPDQGIPRSHPGDEENQDQEAENDNEADDEQALKIAREKDDWKDTRRRGYGNRQNMGVPGLSAGPGKWRLLWTCCGGRRTRVDPGSPADWN; this is translated from the exons ATGGCGGCTGTGGGGCCAACAGAGTTAGAGAAGGAGGCAGAGGCGGAGGCGGAGGCGACGTGCTCTCAGGCAGAGCCCGCCGAGTCCCGTAAGCTTTCCGACATCTTCGAGAGCGGTTGGAAGCTGCACGAGGAGGCGGAGAGCAGCAACGAGCCGTCCAACTCGGACACTTTCCAGCGCAAAGTGCGGCGCGGGGTGGAGCTGTTGGAGCAGGCCACCCGAATGGTGAACCAACTAGACCTCTTCAG TCGAAATGAAGAGCTGGAAGAAATAGCCACTGCAGATGTTAAATATCTGTTGTTGCCTGTATTACTGGGAGCTCTCACAATGAAGCTAGGGAATTCTGCTAAACGACTGGAGCACGTACAGAAGGCCCAAGTCTATTTCATGGACTTCTTAAAGCGTTGCAAAGATTATAATATTATGACATTTGAAATCCCTCAGAAAGTGGAGAATAATGAAGAACATAACGAGGCAAGTGTCCCGAATAATCCTGGTGTCTGCAGTCAGTCAAGTTTACTCTCCATGGCAACTAAAAGACAGGCTAAAATTGAAAG GTATAATAtgaagaaagaaactgaagcccaATTGAAGGAGATTAAATCCATTGTCTGTAGCGGAAAGGCAGATGATGAGCAGACAAGAAAATTTTATCTACTGAATTTGCAGCGATGGATAAGTACAAGTCTAGAAGAGATTGAGAGTATAGAGCAagaaattcaaattttaaaaagaatGGAGGGAACAAAACGG CCCCAGGCTACTCGACCACAGAGACCTCCAATGCAACCTTTTATCCTTACTCAAGATGCAGTCCAAGCCAA GGTGTTTGGTGCTGGTTATCCAAGTCTTCCTACTATGACTGTTGATGACTGGTATGAGCAACATAAGAAACAGGGTATTCTGCCTGATCAGGGAATTCCAAGAAGCCATCCAG GTGATGAGGAAAATCAAGATCAAGAAGCAGAGAATGATAATGAGGCTGACGATGAACAGGCTTTGAAAATTGCACGTGAAAAGGATGACTGGAAGGATACACGTAGACGTGGATATGGCAACAGGCAGAACATGG
- the igbp1 gene encoding immunoglobulin-binding protein 1 isoform X2 produces the protein MAAVGPTELEKEAEAEAEATCSQAEPAESRKLSDIFESGWKLHEEAESSNEPSNSDTFQRKVRRGVELLEQATRMVNQLDLFSRNEELEEIATADVKYLLLPVLLGALTMKLGNSAKRLEHVQKAQVYFMDFLKRCKDYNIMTFEIPQKVENNEEHNEASVPNNPGVCSQSSLLSMATKRQAKIERYNMKKETEAQLKEIKSIVCSGKADDEQTRKFYLLNLQRWISTSLEEIESIEQEIQILKRMEGTKRPQATRPQRPPMQPFILTQDAVQAKVFGAGYPSLPTMTVDDWYEQHKKQGILPDQGIPRSHPGDEENQDQEAENDNEADDEQALKIAREKDDWKDTRRRGYGNRQNMG, from the exons ATGGCGGCTGTGGGGCCAACAGAGTTAGAGAAGGAGGCAGAGGCGGAGGCGGAGGCGACGTGCTCTCAGGCAGAGCCCGCCGAGTCCCGTAAGCTTTCCGACATCTTCGAGAGCGGTTGGAAGCTGCACGAGGAGGCGGAGAGCAGCAACGAGCCGTCCAACTCGGACACTTTCCAGCGCAAAGTGCGGCGCGGGGTGGAGCTGTTGGAGCAGGCCACCCGAATGGTGAACCAACTAGACCTCTTCAG TCGAAATGAAGAGCTGGAAGAAATAGCCACTGCAGATGTTAAATATCTGTTGTTGCCTGTATTACTGGGAGCTCTCACAATGAAGCTAGGGAATTCTGCTAAACGACTGGAGCACGTACAGAAGGCCCAAGTCTATTTCATGGACTTCTTAAAGCGTTGCAAAGATTATAATATTATGACATTTGAAATCCCTCAGAAAGTGGAGAATAATGAAGAACATAACGAGGCAAGTGTCCCGAATAATCCTGGTGTCTGCAGTCAGTCAAGTTTACTCTCCATGGCAACTAAAAGACAGGCTAAAATTGAAAG GTATAATAtgaagaaagaaactgaagcccaATTGAAGGAGATTAAATCCATTGTCTGTAGCGGAAAGGCAGATGATGAGCAGACAAGAAAATTTTATCTACTGAATTTGCAGCGATGGATAAGTACAAGTCTAGAAGAGATTGAGAGTATAGAGCAagaaattcaaattttaaaaagaatGGAGGGAACAAAACGG CCCCAGGCTACTCGACCACAGAGACCTCCAATGCAACCTTTTATCCTTACTCAAGATGCAGTCCAAGCCAA GGTGTTTGGTGCTGGTTATCCAAGTCTTCCTACTATGACTGTTGATGACTGGTATGAGCAACATAAGAAACAGGGTATTCTGCCTGATCAGGGAATTCCAAGAAGCCATCCAG GTGATGAGGAAAATCAAGATCAAGAAGCAGAGAATGATAATGAGGCTGACGATGAACAGGCTTTGAAAATTGCACGTGAAAAGGATGACTGGAAGGATACACGTAGACGTGGATATGGCAACAGGCAGAACATGGGTTAG
- the igbp1 gene encoding immunoglobulin-binding protein 1 isoform X1: protein MAAVGPTELEKEAEAEAEATCSQAEPAESRKLSDIFESGWKLHEEAESSNEPSNSDTFQRKVRRGVELLEQATRMVNQLDLFSRNEELEEIATADVKYLLLPVLLGALTMKLGNSAKRLEHVQKAQVYFMDFLKRCKDYNIMTFEIPQKVENNEEHNEASVPNNPGVCSQSSLLSMATKRQAKIERYNMKKETEAQLKEIKSIVCSGKADDEQTRKFYLLNLQRWISTSLEEIESIEQEIQILKRMEGTKRPQATRPQRPPMQPFILTQDAVQAKVFGAGYPSLPTMTVDDWYEQHKKQGILPDQGIPRSHPGDEENQDQEAENDNEADDEQALKIAREKDDWKDTRRRGYGNRQNMGVLIPLPTFFRGG from the exons ATGGCGGCTGTGGGGCCAACAGAGTTAGAGAAGGAGGCAGAGGCGGAGGCGGAGGCGACGTGCTCTCAGGCAGAGCCCGCCGAGTCCCGTAAGCTTTCCGACATCTTCGAGAGCGGTTGGAAGCTGCACGAGGAGGCGGAGAGCAGCAACGAGCCGTCCAACTCGGACACTTTCCAGCGCAAAGTGCGGCGCGGGGTGGAGCTGTTGGAGCAGGCCACCCGAATGGTGAACCAACTAGACCTCTTCAG TCGAAATGAAGAGCTGGAAGAAATAGCCACTGCAGATGTTAAATATCTGTTGTTGCCTGTATTACTGGGAGCTCTCACAATGAAGCTAGGGAATTCTGCTAAACGACTGGAGCACGTACAGAAGGCCCAAGTCTATTTCATGGACTTCTTAAAGCGTTGCAAAGATTATAATATTATGACATTTGAAATCCCTCAGAAAGTGGAGAATAATGAAGAACATAACGAGGCAAGTGTCCCGAATAATCCTGGTGTCTGCAGTCAGTCAAGTTTACTCTCCATGGCAACTAAAAGACAGGCTAAAATTGAAAG GTATAATAtgaagaaagaaactgaagcccaATTGAAGGAGATTAAATCCATTGTCTGTAGCGGAAAGGCAGATGATGAGCAGACAAGAAAATTTTATCTACTGAATTTGCAGCGATGGATAAGTACAAGTCTAGAAGAGATTGAGAGTATAGAGCAagaaattcaaattttaaaaagaatGGAGGGAACAAAACGG CCCCAGGCTACTCGACCACAGAGACCTCCAATGCAACCTTTTATCCTTACTCAAGATGCAGTCCAAGCCAA GGTGTTTGGTGCTGGTTATCCAAGTCTTCCTACTATGACTGTTGATGACTGGTATGAGCAACATAAGAAACAGGGTATTCTGCCTGATCAGGGAATTCCAAGAAGCCATCCAG GTGATGAGGAAAATCAAGATCAAGAAGCAGAGAATGATAATGAGGCTGACGATGAACAGGCTTTGAAAATTGCACGTGAAAAGGATGACTGGAAGGATACACGTAGACGTGGATATGGCAACAGGCAGAACATGG GAGTTCTGATTCCTTTGCCAACTTTCTTTCGTGGTGGTTAA